The DNA segment GAACCGACTGCATGTAAACCGGATGGAATCGAGGCGCCGCGCTCCGAAAAGGCAGCGAGGGAcagaggcaaacaaaaaacgaccgaTTGGAAGAACccacactaccaccaccaacaccgccGCCGGTGTTGCGGACCAGCGGGCGGGCAGCCGGGCCCACCGTGTTGATGCCAAGGACATCTACCGATGCGAGCACGCTCAAGCGTCTCGTCAGCTGATGCGTCGGAAATGACCGGGACGCGCGCGTGCttacgctctctctctcgctctcgtgtTGCGTGCGTTCACTCTCTTGCTTcttgcgttgtttttttgcgtcTGCTGTTGCATAGAAAACCCCCGCCGGTGACAGAGTTCACCGGCGCAGACACGGGCTATACTCGAATGCTGGTCAGAGGCAAATCGGCGTCGCTATTCGTCGTTCCTCCTctaccacgcacacaccgtCGCTCTCACGACAAATCACGCGGTTACTTCTGTCGGCCGACGACCGCCTTCTCCTCGCACGTGTGCCCGGTGCTGTCGGAATAGTTTTACTCACAATGATGCACAAGTGCTGGAATTACTGCTGGGCTCTTGACTTTAGGCGAGTAAAACGGGTTTCAACCGGGTTGCAGTTGTCGttctaaataaaataaaatgccaTGCGTTATAGAAAGGGTTTCGTTACTTTGAAAAGCAAAGATCGGAAAACGATTATTCGTCTACAAATCATTCTAATCTgacaatagaaaaaaatcatctcgGAAAATCTCTCGTTCCAGGATAAGGTTTTTAGCTGTCTCCGTAGGTTAAGTGACACAGAAGATGTACTCGTCATACGATTGACACGGAAAATGCGTGAAATTTGCAATTCATGTTTTGGGCATTGGGCAAATTTAACTCCTATTTTAGGAACTATTAAAGCCTATTTCTTTATATATTCCCCATTTTAATCAACTTAAAAACGTTATCCCTACGCGTAAGTGGAAAACATTTGATTattttggaagaaaaaaaggtaatagGTGACAAATTTATCACCGAAACTGTTAGTAATTCAATGTAATTAATCCCAAATCAAACGCATTCACTGTTACAAAATAATCTACGATATACACACCAACACTCagagggaaacaaaaaataccttTGCTCTTAATTCGCACGAACGGGCTAAAACGGAAGTAGCATGGATTGCACACGATATCCAACAAaagcttccccccccccccgtcatCACGCCAGCAGGAGAGTCACGATTCTGCTGCAACCACAACCCATCgcaccaaacaacaaccacgaGAGCACACCAACCGTGCCCCGAGAAGAGAAGTGCGCgagaggaaagaaaagaaagagagagagagagagagagcgacccCCAGCAGCGCGAGTACGATGATACGAGTACGCGTACACCCCGTACACATGCATGTGAGATAGTAGCATGCGGTGATGCGGTGCGGTGCCCAGGGACGACGCAcaccggctgctgctggctggttCGCTGCCTTAGCCTAACGCTGGGCTGCCTCCTAAACTCTGACGCGGCAAGGTGAAAATTTGTTATGAAAGGAAGCAGCAAAACGGAAtcggaaaaaaacatcatcgcTCCCCCCCTTCCGCCCGGAGGAGATTCAAAATaggcgggcgcgcgcgcatcGCCCCAgcagaaagcagcagcagcagcattcgaTTACTAGACACGCACGGGCGTTGGGCGTAGTAAAGGGTGGGGGGGTTTGGAAAGAACCGGTAGAGATCGGCCGCTGCCGGGGAGGTCAAGGAAGCGTgtaatgtgcgtgtgtgtgtgtatatgtggggcagaagttgttttgtttggtagTGTCTCGGGCGCTGATAGAAATACGCGACACGATTTACCGGTACTAAGTGTCAAATTTGTTGGGAGGAATCGAGCCGGAGGAGTACGCAAAGCGTTAGCTGCGTTATCATAGCccgcaaaaaagaaacgatttGTAGTACTGTCTTATTTTGCGCAAACATTCATCTTATCTTGACGGAGCACTGTAAAGGGATATGCTATCAGATATGTTGAGGGAAGAGTAAGTGAGCACGAGCAGTGTTTGACACATACGTTTAGGCTTAGTTTAAAGATTTACGTTACATTGATCGACACTTACCTTGGCGTCCGTGCCGGCGTCCTGGGCAGTGGCATTATACCTTCCATCAACTGCTGCGCGCCAAGCAACGCCCGATCCTCCGGTCGCAGTAGTGAGGGACCGCCATCGGCGCCTCCCATCATTGCCATCGCCAGCAGCACGTTGTTGTCGTTGGTGCTACCGTCCACTGAGTTGCTGTTCCCGCCGCCGTTCGTTTCCGTCGCGACATCGACGGATTGTTTCTTGGGGCGCCCGCGCGGCCTCTTGGAAGGCGTAGCCCCACCACCGCACTCGCCGTCCGTGCGCGCCTCGTCCACGCCCGAGTCCCGGTCCTGGTGCTTGTTGCTGAGTGCATCCTTCAGCAGCTGCCCAGCGCCACGGCGCGTACTCATGCGCACTCCGGCAGCCGGCGTCCGGCCGCTCGCCACTCCCGCCGGCGTCGCCAAAGCCGGTGCCGCGACGGAGCTGCTAACCGAGCTGGTGACGCTGCCGATCGAACTGTTGCTGGCGGTGCCATTCTTCTCGACctcgccaccgccaccgccagccATCGGGACGCTGCTGTAGAAGCTACTGCCCCCTCCGCTCAGCGATGCAGCCGATGGTTTCGAACCGCCGCGCAGCAGACTTTCAAGCGTTAAGCTTTCACGCAGCCCGGCCGCGGAGGAGGATGTCGGTGCATTCGCGTTCAGTGCGCGCGCCGGCTCATCTACTATCATGCAGTCGGAGCTGGAGCCTTCCTCGGGATCGTCTTGTGCCAGCAGTCCCAGCAGCTGCGATACGGCAGCACTAGCATCCAGCTCCTGCTGTctcgctgcagcagctgctgcggcagcggcggcggcggcggctgatCCAGCAGCACCGCGACCCCTTCGCGATTGCCGAGCAGCACCGCGTGGTGTCCCTCGCGTGCGTCTCGATCTGGGGGACGGCGCGGCAACAGCGCCACCGTCGGCAAGCAACGATGCGGGGTACATTCGCTCGGCCAGCTCCCTATCGTTGAGGGCCAACGGATCACCGGCGGACGGGTGGAGGGCTCGTGCAGTGGCAAACTTTTCCCTAGCACCACTCTCCTGCCTCGGCGCTTCGTTCTCCGACTTACTGTCGTCGTCTATCACAATCACATCGGCCACGGCACTGTTCGACATTGTGGCGCCGGTTGCGACCGTTGGTTGCCGCCGGCCCAGTTCCGCGTTTGGTGCTGTCTGTAGCTGATATTGGTGCTGCGATTGAAGCATTGACTGGCGCAGCAGGCCCTTCTGCTGCTCCAGTGCGTCCTGCATCTGCTGGGACAGCTTCAGCTGCGTGTGATCGAGCTTGCTCTTCTTCACCTCGGGCGACCCGGGTTCGCCCTgatcaccgccaccaccggagGACGGCGAGGCAGGATCCGACCCGGCGGACGATGATGTGGCCGATGCCGAAACGGAGGTCGACGACGCGCACGATACCGACGAGGATGAGCCAGACGAGGAGAGCGTTGCGGTGCCTCCCATTGCACTCGCGGCCGGTCGTTTCAGCTCGTTCGCTAGTATGGAAATGCTGCCGCCCGCTGGAGCTACACTCGTTGGCTGTGCAGCGTCCAGTGCGGCACCTTCCAGCTGTTCCGCGCTTGTCGTCGATGTCGTCGTGGACGAGGAGCCTTTgttaattttcaaaataattctCGGCGAATCCGTCCCATCGGGCATACCGGCAGCGGCACTGTTCGTCGGCGAGTGGCCGGTATTGTTAGCCAGAGGCGGATGGCGCTCGACCGGACTGCCCGCAGCATCGTCCTGCGGTTTCGGGATCGGTTTCAAGGTCACCTTGGGCGTGGATAAGATTTCCGTTTCCTGGCCACGCGGATTGGCTAGCGTTTTGATTGTCACCTTCGGTATGACGATCGGTTTATGCGAATCGTCACACGAAGGCGGAGTCGAATCACCATCGTCTGACGTCAGCAGCGAGCGGTCCGTGGCATGCACTGTGCCAGACATCAGTTCCGCGTTTGTTTGGGGAGGAGGAGGCAGAATCGGTTTGATGTTAAGCCTTGTGACAACCGCGGCACCACCTGCCGCTGCGGATGAAGTGGGCGACCCGGCCAGTGCTGTGCTCGCCGAGTGTCCCGCAGGGTTAgtttcgtgctgctgctgctggtgtggaGCTGAAGAAGGTACCTTGATTGTCATTCTCAGTGCCGTCGTCGGGGAGGTCGTTACCGCGGCCGACGTCGGTGCCGACGAGCACGATGAAATGGGCGATGATTCGAGAGAGTTAATACTGGTCTCACTGGAACTGCTGCTGTCCTCACCGGATTGCTTCGCCGGTGGCAGAATCGGTTTAATCGTCAGCTTCGGTACAGTGGGTGGCAATTCCGCCGTTCCGGCACTACTGCTGCCTTCCGCGGAACAGTTTTGGGTGGTCTCCTTCGGCGGCATCGGCTTGATCGTTAGCTTTGGGATCGAGCTAGAGCTGATGTTGGAGTGCTGATCGCTCGGGGAAGCCGGTTGCTGGGATTGGTGTTGCTGCAGCAGTTGAGAAACGCCTGGCGCACCGCCCGCCCCAACCGAATggtgctgcagctgctcgCCGGAACAGCCGACCACGGAAGGAAGCAGCTTGGGCGAGAAGCTATTGCTCGTCGAAGACACCATCGAAACGTCGCTCGTTTCCGCCACCGTGCCGAGGCCAGTGGTCTTGATCGTTAGCTTTGGCAGCTTCGGTGGCTCCGGGAGTGGTTTGATGGTAACTTTGACGCCCTCCAAGCTGGTCAGCACCGGGGAAGACCCGAGTGTAGCAGAGGTGCTACAGTTCGCACCGGCCGACAGGGAGCTATTAACCGCAGTCGTTGTTCCGTCCTGCTGGTTCGTCTTTATGTGCAGCTTTGGAATCGGGCCACCGGGGACGCCTGCCTCAACACCGTCCGCTGCCTCCTTCACGCGCAAACTgttgtgatggtggtggtggtgatgatgatgcggatGGTGGTTGTCCATCTTAATCGTTAGCTTCGGAACTAGCGGCGTTGGCGAGCCGGTTCCACTGCTCTCCCCCCGGCTCTCCCCGACCGAGGGTAGTCCATCGCTGGGGTAGGTCGCTGTGTCCAGCGGACTCTGCtgttggtgatgatggtgatggtgattgTGGTTATTAACGCCACGTATCGTTAGCTTAGGCACAATGTGTGGTTCCACCGCTCCGTCCCGGCCGTGGCTTGCCTCCAGCGAGGAAGCGGAACCCTTGATGAGTAGCTTAGGAATAATATGCATTTGCTCTACtgtggccgccgccgccgccgtacCCGTCGCCGACGATGATCCTTCCGTAGCGGTCGGCTCGTCGGCCGGATTGATGATCGGTTTAATGGTAAGCTTTGGAATGCTGCTATACGCAGGTAAAACCGCACTGTAGCCGACACAATTGTTTCCGTGATGCTCGGTACCGGTCAGCGTGGCGGACGATCCGGCCGACGATGACGCTGCCGCTGCTAGCCCGCTGATCGACGGGTTTTCTGCCACCATGGACGGCGGTGGCTTCGGAGGCTTAATGGTGATCTTGGGCGAACCGGGCACGTCCCGGATCGTGGGTGACAGCTGCTGAAAGTGATCCGGCCCACCGGAGCCGGCGGCACCGGACGTTAGCTTGATGACTGTCCGGATCGGTTCCCGGTCGCGGGCaaggttaatttttaacggtTCCACCTTCCGCTCGGTGGACGGTACGACCACGCAGTCGCTGTCGTCCTCGCCCGATTCGACCTCCCCGAGCGGTGCTGCCGACGGAGCTGCCCGGTGATGAGATTCCTGAGGATCGCGCATGACGCTATTGCTACCGCTGCCGCCGCTCGTGCTATGATCAATCACTTGCTTCACGCTGTCTGTATGTGGCGCTGCGTTCAGTAGCGATCCGTCCGGTGCGAGCACACCGTTACCTTCCGTTAAAGCGCGCGGTTCGGAATGCTCCACATACTGTGCGCTGGTCGCGTTCGATGCTGCAGCATGGAGGGAGGACCCTGGTGGCCACGCTGGCGATTTCCGGTCGACGGTTGCTCGGTGTGTGCTAATAATCGCgtggtgttgctgttgaaaAGAACCATCCATTACAATCGCATTAGCATCGTGCTTAAGATTCGCTTCGCCGTATGATCGTACTACCGTTGCCCATTCGTcgggctgctgttgctgctggttgtCTAGGTAATGTACTGGTTGCTTTGGGATGCTAATAGAAGTCGCTAGTAGTGCACTGTCCCCAACAACACTGGCTACTTGTTGCGTCCGCTCGTCCGACACTTCGCGCTGAATCCTTCGTCCATCAAATGCTGCCAGATCGTTGTCGCCACTGCTCATCTCTTCCTAGCTGGACGGCGCGCTAGCGACGAATGTTAAATGCTGCCTTGTCGTGTGGTTGTCGCTCGTGGCGTGATAGTACAACTAGCAGGTCTCGGTACCCAAGCTTCCAAGAGGACGAAAAATGCTTGACGATGGACGCTTCCATTGCTTGCCGATGACGTTTGCCACCAAAAGCAACCGCATTGCCCCGCGCGGTTCGTCTACAGACAAGTGAATGTCCTTGCGAGAGATTGCTGCATATCGTCACACACTTTCCAACCAATCAATCacttgcacgcacacacacacacacactcgcgcaaTACAATTCACACAATTCTTACGTCGTGGGGGAGGAATGCTTCGCTCTTGCTTTCATACTCTTAGGCACTTTTAACGCGAGATTGCGGAATATAAACAAGGACCTTTTGTCCGTTCcggcacaaaaacacacaaacacacacacacacacacagaaaagcgTCACGCGCGTCTCCCCTTCCCAACGAGTTTGCACACTTCTGGTTTcttccgttttcttttcttcttttcacaCTGAACACTCCATAGACATCTTCATCATTACGACACTACTACACCACCCGCACACCCGCCGGGGATCGATCGGTCTTTTTGCCTTTATTTTGGGGAAAAATTGCACATCGAAGGTTTACAGCTCCGCAGGGGTGCAACGGTAAGCGCATCAATCCGGCACAGCTCTACACCacctgcgtgtgtgtatgtgcatatGGAGAGGTCATCACTGTGAATGGgaagaaaagggaaattattAGCGATTTCTTGCGTGCCAATTGCGCCAATGTTTCACCACCATCCCCCCCACGCATTCCTTCAACTCTACAACCGTTTTGCCGACCCGCTCTCATCACCACACAATGTCCGCACTACACTGGCTGCTTTATTTTCCTGGACCAGCCAAATCCGAAGCAATGGGTAAtagtagaaagaaaaaacacaccgtTCCACCTGAAACAGTACAACGCGCTCTGCCTTTGAGACACgatacgcacgcacacactcactcacacacacccacagtcAAGCATATGTGTATACACACATGCAGTACACCACACACTCGGGCACACAATTGATCAGCAAATAACGCACTCTACTATTATATTGATTAATGTTTCGCTGTCActttttccccgttttcccGTGCGGATAAAGCTGGCCGTCGCTTGGTTCGCGGGTCCGCTACGTCGGCGTTACCACACCAAATAATgcaggttgctgctgctgctgggctaACGTTGTCGAACATGGATCGGACGAGTACCGCAAACCCACAGCTGCTGTGCTTGTTGGCTGGGGCAAGCTGCTGTTTGCTTGCGTATGTCGACGACCATTTTCTTTCTGCAGTTCAACCCTCGAACACACCagcaaaaaaccaaccaacacaccaccaaaaaaccaacacactgACAGCGCGACAGGCGGGGTTGCTGCTACCTGGTTGAATACTTCACTTCTCGGAACCCGCTTGAAAGCAACCTAACAGACAGACAGTGGCCAATTGGCCCTCCTTGGGAAAAAATGGGCCCGATTTTATACCCGATTTTTGGTGCATCGATGCTGGTACTAGGAAAATGCGTTTTTTTGGCgtacaaaataaaacgaagCGCTCTATGAAAAGCCACTCAACCGGATGGTGCGAAAACACATGCGTGTCTACGTACGGAGCGTATGTACGTAGCCCAACACGGCTTAACTTCTTCCCCCGTCTTCAATGTTCCCTACACACAGAGAAACTGCCACCACTCAATACatcacaaatacacacacgcactagTGAGGGATGGGCTCGGGAGAAATCGGCGAAAATCACTCGAATTGCTCAAATGTCGCACAAAGGATCttacaaaagaaaatacaacAAGCACACCGAAAGAAGGTCGTGGggatgaatgaatctcaaagaGATGCCCTCGATACTTCCGAaggcacgcacacaaacgcgcgcgctgACGTTAAGGGAAGGCGCGCTACTCACACGCGCACCGATACAGCCAACCAAGCACACCACACAGCACTGCCTCGGCACGGTCGTCGGCTTTGTTGCTATTGTTTCACCAACCAATTCGAACTGCACGCACGATACCCGGAAAAGAGCGGTCTTTATATTTACCATGTATCCAAATTCCAGTAGGCGACACCTTTCTTCATCCACTTTACGACCTGGTTTTCGCGCTAACTCTCACTTCTTGATCTTCTTCTGGTGCGTTGTATGATTGTCTGGTTTTGGTAGCAAGGATGCTTTATGGGAGTTTAATGATAGTTGCACTGAACTACACTTTTCTAAGCCTCCAACAAGCTAGGAACATGTAGCGCCGTACGGTGAATTCggctttcttttcttcttctgtttcgtGAATGTTGTGCTTCTCTTCATGATCCTACCGCGTTTGGAAAATGTTTGCTGTTTGACGTTTGTTCCGTTTATTGTGCGTCGTTCAGGGCTTCATAACTTGCGTTTCAACGGATTCCAcaaaaggccattcaaatgcatttttttgtaaagaacTCCTAAAGACAGATTTTGTAAATATTCCGTAAAATATAACTTTAATTTTGTCCTTTGCTAATTACCGATACGTTGCCAAAAGGCCTTATCGTTTGtctcaaggtggattaaataGATCAGGTTGTGAAAAGCACCTTTGGGCGGTCGCCATAGTTAAAGGATTGTCAAAATGCTCTTTATACCACCACCTGGTTTCTTGAATCCATCTTGGTTCGTCTTCAAGAATAGAATTTAGATACGTTTGCCCAAACGTGAATTAGATCGCTTTGAAAGTGAACTAAATCGCTCGGTGAATAATCGAACCGTATCAACCGAGTTGACAGaaagtgcaaaagaaaaacattgcCAGCCGGCTGCGAGAGCTCGTGCACTTTTTAGTTATTtacttttattgaaatttcCCAATTAAAAACTTACACCTAGCCAACATGACCACCCTGAGGCCCTTCACCTGCAACGATATGTTCCGGTTCAACAAAGTGTGCGTGCAAAGAGCTTGGCGATGCAGCGCATTCTGGTACAGTGCGTTCGCTAACGACAAGATTGTTCCTTTTCTTCCCCGCCTCACAGGAACCTGGACCCACTGACCGAAACCTACTGCCTTTCGTTCTACATGCAGTACCTAGCACATTGGCCAGAGTACTTCCAGGTGGCAGAATCGCCGACCGGAGAAATCATGGGCTACAGTAACGTGTAACTTTGAACGTATCGCACGAGTGTGATTGTAATGGAGAAATATTTCTACTTCGCTTTCCACAGTTATGGGCAAGGCGGAAGGTCAAGGCGAAAGCTGGCACGGCCACGTAACGGCTCTTACCGTGTCGCCCGACTACCGACGGCTCGGCCTAGCAGCTACGCTGATGAGCTTCCTGGAGGATGTGAGCGAAAAGTATGCACGAGCCCAAACATCTCTCCCAAAACCTTGCCCTGAGTAGTGGTTTTTCGCTAAATCGCTTTCTCTGTGTCTTTTCCTCTTCGTCCAGGAAACGGTGCTACTTTGTAGATCTGTTTGTTCGCGTGAGCAATAAAATTGCCATCGAAATGTACACCAAGCTAGGCTACATCGTGTACCGGACGGTGCTCGAGTATTACGTCGGCGATCCGGACGAGGATGCGTACGACATGCGGAAGGCCTGCTCGAGGGATGTTCACAAAAAGTCCGTCATACCGCTGGAGCACCCGGTACGGCCCGAAGAGGTGGATTGATAACGACCCAAACGAGGCAGCGAATGTGGaagtgaacaaaaaataaagtgCAGCTATTTATTACATTAGCTCCGCCGCAATAGTATGGGAAATCGGTAAGCATCTTATTCGTCCGCCGCTTCATTCGCTTCAGCGGATGGTTCTTGTTCTGCTCCGTCATCGTTAGGAGCTTCATCGTTGGCTGGTTGTTCTTCCTGTTGCTCTTCCGAACCTTCCACCTGCTCTGTCTGGTTCGTTTCCATCGGTGCCGCCACCGGTGGGTCAGTGTCCTGCTTCCGCTTCCAGTTCTTAGCCGCCGCCAGCAGCTTCAGATTCGGGCGTGCCATTTCGTCCTCGGGGAAGATGAAATCGAACACCTCCTCCCAGCCCTCCTCCACGCCCGACTCGGACACGATCTTCTGGCGCTTCTTCACCTTGCGCGGCATCCGTTCCAGCACCTTCTTGAGGGTCGCTTCGTCGCCGTGGTCGCGCTCAAAGTCCCGCCACGCTTCCAGCACCAGCACGCGCGACTCCTTCTCCGCCAAACCCTTCAGACACTCGTTGGCCCGCTCGTAGATGCGTCTTGCCAGTGGGACGTTCAGGCCTTCCTCCTCGTTCTCGGCGCTTATCTCAAACTTGGCGTACGATATCCACACCTTCACGTGGACGGTGCGCTCCAGCAGCCGTTCGTACAGTTGGCGCGCCAGCTGGAACTCGCCCTGTTGCACCTCGAAGTCGATGTAGCTTTTCCACAGCAGCTCGGGCATGTCGAGGCGGGGCTGCTGGATCGCCAGCTCGTAAATGGCGCGCGCCCGATCCGTATCGCCGAGCAGCGACTCCAGCTCGGCAAACTT comes from the Anopheles coluzzii chromosome 2, AcolN3, whole genome shotgun sequence genome and includes:
- the LOC120947570 gene encoding mucin-19 isoform X1, with the protein product MSSGDNDLAAFDGRRIQREVSDERTQQVASVVGDSALLATSISIPKQPVHYLDNQQQQQPDEWATVVRSYGEANLKHDANAIVMDGSFQQQHHAIISTHRATVDRKSPAWPPGSSLHAAASNATSAQYVEHSEPRALTEGNGVLAPDGSLLNAAPHTDSVKQVIDHSTSGGSGSNSVMRDPQESHHRAAPSAAPLGEVESGEDDSDCVVVPSTERKVEPLKINLARDREPIRTVIKLTSGAAGSGGPDHFQQLSPTIRDVPGSPKITIKPPKPPPSMVAENPSISGLAAAASSSAGSSATLTGTEHHGNNCVGYSAVLPAYSSIPKLTIKPIINPADEPTATEGSSSATGTAAAAATVEQMHIIPKLLIKGSASSLEASHGRDGAVEPHIVPKLTIRGVNNHNHHHHHHQQQSPLDTATYPSDGLPSVGESRGESSGTGSPTPLVPKLTIKMDNHHPHHHHHHHHHNSLRVKEAADGVEAGVPGGPIPKLHIKTNQQDGTTTAVNSSLSAGANCSTSATLGSSPVLTSLEGVKVTIKPLPEPPKLPKLTIKTTGLGTVAETSDVSMVSSTSNSFSPKLLPSVVGCSGEQLQHHSVGAGGAPGVSQLLQQHQSQQPASPSDQHSNISSSSIPKLTIKPMPPKETTQNCSAEGSSSAGTAELPPTVPKLTIKPILPPAKQSGEDSSSSSETSINSLESSPISSCSSAPTSAAVTTSPTTALRMTIKVPSSAPHQQQQHETNPAGHSASTALAGSPTSSAAAGGAAVVTRLNIKPILPPPPQTNAELMSGTVHATDRSLLTSDDGDSTPPSCDDSHKPIVIPKVTIKTLANPRGQETEILSTPKVTLKPIPKPQDDAAGSPVERHPPLANNTGHSPTNSAAAGMPDGTDSPRIILKINKGSSSTTTSTTSAEQLEGAALDAAQPTSVAPAGGSISILANELKRPAASAMGGTATLSSSGSSSSVSCASSTSVSASATSSSAGSDPASPSSGGGGDQGEPGSPEVKKSKLDHTQLKLSQQMQDALEQQKGLLRQSMLQSQHQYQLQTAPNAELGRRQPTVATGATMSNSAVADVIVIDDDSKSENEAPRQESGAREKFATARALHPSAGDPLALNDRELAERMYPASLLADGGAVAAPSPRSRRTRGTPRGAARQSRRGRGAAGSAAAAAAAAAAAAARQQELDASAAVSQLLGLLAQDDPEEGSSSDCMIVDEPARALNANAPTSSSAAGLRESLTLESLLRGGSKPSAASLSGGGSSFYSSVPMAGGGGGEVEKNGTASNSSIGSVTSSVSSSVAAPALATPAGVASGRTPAAGVRMSTRRGAGQLLKDALSNKHQDRDSGVDEARTDGECGGGATPSKRPRGRPKKQSVDVATETNGGGNSNSVDGSTNDNNVLLAMAMMGGADGGPSLLRPEDRALLGAQQLMEGIMPLPRTPARTPRTRGRGRGRGRGKLSLADGAASMFGGTPIAGASPVDGNVDPLFIGTPNSHDPSADAMQGFQLLFGHLQTPRGAGGSARSRGGRRGAGSRGPRTPRGGRGAAKAAMAAMLAAASATPPADLVGSFADLTAAEEAAKSQLLDALQQQQEQLLQQQMPLSPVGAAMVDVTPKPRGRGRGTRGTSGMASRRKGVRGSAKAGRGRKALELESPMLLGVGGGGGNAASELHSGPTVPGDSKNNAIFMTPMAGGLDPNRPKLHMRALKTPKNEIKTNTPPSSAENTPSAGVTPSRTTPTADGAGGTPGGLQVFEEDTRMSGDFNFTTPVRLLSTGDGCLQQNEESQSSYLSSTSVTQDATNQTLPSAATGAPADGKPGAELGTAEANVSEAPKEAISGATSAGNSNSSSSRRPNKGKMEVLDAHRAQFTVDLLAEYEWPPPSPGTRGADTFMIQEQIAEYLGVKSFKRKYPDLMRRPVDMEERNFILEQGLASEKMCDLGLTAVYASEILDIMCADYPDKYEEYTRYTREKHFRELSNRQRQQQEAISAVVAAAPVDRAQLAKEKAIESAANWNCSFNKERRESRRACMDLQTYVVQVPKRQELTRPEGHQQTTPKAQPTNYPVALVPGQFSEYYTTYTPEELACYPINTVLLDPFELQEIVSSERYRKLVAAEEARLLQDDSSSSSSDSDSDDSSSSTDSDTSSGSSGSSSSSSSDDEAEGGRSRRAASSSGSSSSDNEGDGNVSVKKELRRQKRKGRPSAAHGGKGNMAESTPAVPSAAVAATPVRRSSRTMSAGVPVVAPPTVVCKEPTDSDDSDVPLIAVKKKNNLATGGTVPSAGGGKRMQETVVTPVKRPPLNPFLCAVCMGPENKNKYSKPELFVRCTRCRRKAHPSCIGMSSVMYKRVQQYKWQCSECKLCMKCNRQPAAIDSKMVYCDQCDRGYHLACKGLRNLPEGRWHCNICTICGLCGAQTPEGHPNPHLSAQQRQQLAMVAEWTHEYGLNSLTNIREHLRTLCVPCVRQRKQSQQQQQQQQQPVPPKGNSENVAMLNHNNNNNTEPRKLLSGTTQGLSGIRPSPVVSGPGGVVSMKPQ